One genomic segment of Sminthopsis crassicaudata isolate SCR6 chromosome 4, ASM4859323v1, whole genome shotgun sequence includes these proteins:
- the LOC141540610 gene encoding biotin--protein ligase-like, whose amino-acid sequence MDLLDGLMVEVPPHLGLVAIAAQQTQGKGRDGNVWLSPVGCSLSTLHLHIPLDSHLGQRIPFVQHLMSLAVVEAVRSIPDYQDINLRVKWPNDIYYSDQMKLGGVLVNSTLMGSTCHILIGCGVNVNNSHPTLCLNDLIIEYNKKHNQNLSLLRVDYLVARTITVLESLLDAFQDKGPNAILPLYYKYWIHSGQQVRLGNDEGPLVWIVGIDDSGFLQVHREGGDVMTVHPDGNSFDMLKNLIIPKN is encoded by the coding sequence ATGGATCTTCTGGACGGCTTGATGGTTGAGGTGCCACCACACCTGGGTTTAGTAGCGATTGCAGCCCAGCAAACTCAAGGAAAAGGTCGTGATGGCAATGTCTGGCTTAGTCCTGTGGgatgttctctttccaccttacacctccacatccccctagattctcatctgggtcagagaatcccatttgttcaacacttgatgtctttggcagtggtggaggcagttcgatccattcctgactatcaggacatcaatttaagagtcaagtggcccaatgatatctactacagtgatcaaatgaagcttgggggagtgttggtcaactcaacgcttatgggatcaacttgtcatattcttattggctgtggagttaatgtgaataacagtcaccctactctttgcctcaatgatctcatcatagaatataataagaaacacAACCAAAACCTCAGTCTGTTACGTGTGGATTATCTTGTGGCAAGAACAATAACTGTGCTGGAGAGCCTACTGGATGCCTTTCAGGACAAAGGACCTaatgccattcttcctctctattacaaatactggATACACAGCGGTCAGCAAGTCCGTCTGGGAAACGACGAGGGCCCACTGGTATGGATTGTTGGGATTGacgattctggcttccttcaagtccatcgAGAAGGAGGGGATGTTATGACTGTGCATCCAGACGGCAACTCTTTCGACATGCTGAAAAACCTCATCATCCCCAAGAATTAA